The following proteins are co-located in the Cyanobacterium stanieri LEGE 03274 genome:
- the tnpB gene encoding IS200/IS605 family element RNA-guided endonuclease TnpB has translation MLKAYKYRIYPTDEQKVLLVKTFGCCRWFYNFALNLTNETYKTTGKGLSRNQIINKLPQLKKEKEWLTEVPSQALQQVALDLSSAFLNFFEKRAKFPKFKKKGNKQSVRFPQGIKLDGDYLTLPKLKKVYCKVSRLPEGKLKSVTVSMTSSGKYFASCLYDDEQDLPEQNSEGKAVGIDLGVKDFAITSDGSKFGNPNHYRKYEHKLAKKQKRLAKKQKGSNNCNKARKAVAKVHEKITRCREDFLHKLSRKLVDENQVVCVENIAVKNLVKNHKLAKSISDCGWGQFCTMLKYKAEWGGKYYIEVDRFYPSSKTCNHCLHQVDSLTLDIRSWQCPKCGTIHDRDINAAKNIRDEGLRIFAVGHIASASGERVRPSKGTAFVRHLSAKEESPVTAT, from the coding sequence ATGCTAAAAGCCTACAAATATAGAATCTATCCTACTGATGAGCAAAAAGTCTTACTCGTTAAGACTTTTGGTTGCTGTCGTTGGTTCTATAACTTTGCACTTAATTTAACTAATGAGACTTACAAAACAACGGGTAAAGGTTTAAGCCGTAATCAAATCATAAATAAACTACCACAATTAAAGAAAGAGAAGGAATGGTTAACTGAAGTTCCATCTCAGGCTTTACAACAGGTAGCTTTAGACTTAAGTAGTGCTTTTCTAAACTTCTTTGAGAAACGGGCTAAATTTCCTAAATTCAAAAAGAAAGGAAATAAGCAATCCGTACGATTCCCACAAGGAATTAAACTTGACGGTGATTACTTGACTTTACCTAAATTAAAAAAAGTTTACTGTAAGGTATCTCGTTTGCCAGAGGGTAAGCTGAAATCGGTTACGGTATCCATGACTTCATCGGGCAAGTATTTTGCTTCTTGTCTCTATGATGATGAGCAAGACTTACCAGAGCAAAACTCAGAAGGTAAAGCAGTGGGTATTGATTTGGGAGTAAAAGATTTTGCCATTACCAGTGATGGTAGCAAATTTGGTAATCCTAATCATTACCGTAAGTATGAGCATAAATTAGCTAAAAAACAGAAACGTTTAGCGAAGAAGCAGAAAGGCTCAAATAACTGTAATAAAGCAAGAAAAGCGGTGGCTAAAGTACATGAAAAGATAACGAGATGTAGAGAAGATTTTTTACACAAGCTAAGTCGTAAATTAGTGGACGAAAACCAAGTCGTATGTGTTGAGAATATAGCAGTGAAGAACTTAGTCAAAAACCACAAGTTAGCTAAGTCAATTAGTGACTGCGGTTGGGGGCAATTCTGCACAATGCTTAAATATAAAGCAGAATGGGGGGGGAAATATTACATAGAAGTAGATAGGTTCTACCCTAGTTCTAAGACGTGCAATCACTGCTTACATCAAGTCGATAGCTTAACTTTAGATATTCGTAGTTGGCAATGTCCTAAATGTGGAACGATACATGACAGGGATATAAATGCGGCGAAAAATATCAGAGATGAAGGTTTACGAATTTTTGCGGTAGGGCATATCGCATCAGCTTCTGGAGAACGAGTAAGACCGAGCAAAGGCACTGCTTTTGTAAGGCATCTTTCTGCGAAGGAAGAATCCCCCGTTACAGCGACTTAA
- a CDS encoding fumarylacetoacetate hydrolase family protein, with amino-acid sequence MAQRYVRVKTKKGQTYYGKLQLDRSVQVLDAPPWLDGTETDLVLEVDDYLLLAPCAPSKIIAVGKNYASHAAEMGSEVPKEPLIFLKPPSSIIAHEQVIYYPKQSQRVDFEGELAVIIGDRTKNCTIEEAKSKIWGYTIANDVTARDLQKKDGQWTRAKGFDTFCPLGPWIVRELTSGARLETIINDEDTPKQSALLEDMVFSAPEIVAHISQIMTLLPGDVILTGTPEGIAPMQIGDTVSVEIESIGVLTNTIEAMPD; translated from the coding sequence ATGGCACAGCGTTATGTAAGGGTTAAAACCAAAAAAGGACAAACATATTACGGCAAACTACAACTTGACCGTAGTGTTCAGGTTTTGGATGCTCCACCATGGCTAGATGGCACTGAAACAGACTTAGTTTTAGAGGTGGATGACTATCTCTTATTAGCCCCTTGCGCCCCTTCCAAAATCATCGCTGTGGGCAAAAATTACGCCTCCCATGCGGCGGAAATGGGTTCTGAAGTACCCAAAGAGCCTCTTATCTTTCTCAAGCCTCCTTCTTCTATTATTGCCCATGAACAAGTTATCTATTATCCTAAACAGTCTCAGAGGGTAGATTTCGAGGGGGAATTGGCGGTTATCATAGGCGATCGCACCAAAAATTGCACCATAGAAGAAGCAAAAAGCAAAATATGGGGTTACACCATTGCTAATGACGTTACGGCTCGAGATTTACAGAAAAAAGACGGACAATGGACAAGGGCGAAAGGATTTGACACTTTTTGCCCCCTGGGCCCATGGATTGTTCGGGAATTGACCTCAGGGGCAAGGTTAGAAACCATTATTAATGACGAAGACACTCCCAAACAGTCTGCCCTTCTCGAAGATATGGTCTTTTCTGCCCCCGAAATAGTTGCCCATATCTCTCAGATTATGACTCTCTTACCAGGGGATGTTATTTTAACAGGCACTCCCGAAGGTATTGCCCCCATGCAAATCGGCGACACCGTCAGTGTGGAAATTGAAAGTATTGGGGTTTTAACCAACACCATTGAAGCGATGCCAGATTAA
- a CDS encoding phosphotransacetylase family protein — MSQKRKYLLVVSSQPYTGKTATILGIAHQLRQRGIRLGYAKPIGTCFNDLDTTQDEQDISFITQTLDLSSAQIKSPLVLLNQKTITDALGSQGDSDIDVLDYCNSIEGDLLLVEGAGNLSQGYLFNLSSPEVAEKIDASVLLVVKYDALQIVDQILCAQQMFGDRLLGVTINSIPHDQLDTMTNIIKPFLESRGVDVLGMLPTDRLLQSVSVRELVAQLKANVLCRPDRLDLMVESLTVGAMNVNSALEYFRQRQNMAVVTGGDRTDLQLAALESSTNCLILTGHIPPQQLILARAEDLEIPILTVDFDTLTTVEIVDQAFGTVRLQETIKVECVQQLIEEHFNLDKLLTKIGLN; from the coding sequence ATGTCTCAGAAAAGAAAATATTTATTAGTTGTTTCTAGTCAACCCTATACCGGAAAAACCGCAACTATTTTGGGTATAGCCCATCAACTACGACAAAGGGGAATCAGGTTAGGTTACGCTAAGCCCATTGGCACTTGTTTTAATGATTTGGATACGACTCAAGATGAACAAGATATAAGTTTTATTACCCAGACTTTGGATTTATCTTCTGCTCAAATTAAGTCTCCCTTGGTGTTATTAAACCAAAAAACCATTACCGATGCTTTAGGTAGTCAGGGGGATAGTGATATTGATGTTCTTGATTATTGTAACTCCATTGAGGGAGATTTACTTTTGGTAGAGGGGGCGGGGAATTTGTCTCAGGGTTATTTATTTAATCTTTCTAGCCCTGAAGTTGCCGAAAAGATAGATGCTTCTGTGTTGTTGGTGGTGAAGTATGATGCCCTACAAATTGTTGATCAAATTCTTTGTGCGCAACAAATGTTTGGCGATCGCCTCTTAGGTGTTACAATCAATAGTATTCCCCATGATCAACTAGATACCATGACCAATATTATTAAACCTTTCTTGGAAAGTCGTGGGGTTGATGTTTTAGGGATGTTACCCACCGATAGATTATTACAGAGTGTTAGTGTCAGGGAATTAGTGGCACAATTAAAAGCTAATGTGTTGTGTCGTCCTGATCGTCTAGATTTAATGGTAGAAAGTTTAACGGTAGGGGCGATGAATGTTAACTCTGCTTTAGAATATTTCCGTCAACGACAAAATATGGCGGTGGTGACAGGGGGCGATCGCACCGATTTACAATTAGCCGCCCTAGAAAGCTCTACAAACTGCCTAATTTTAACGGGACACATCCCCCCTCAACAACTAATTTTAGCAAGGGCTGAAGACTTAGAAATACCGATTTTAACCGTGGATTTTGATACCCTCACCACCGTAGAAATTGTCGATCAAGCCTTCGGCACAGTACGTCTCCAAGAAACCATCAAAGTTGAGTGCGTACAACAATTAATAGAAGAACATTTCAACCTAGATAAATTATTAACAAAAATTGGTTTAAATTAA
- the hisB gene encoding imidazoleglycerol-phosphate dehydratase HisB — MTLNNTLIPAPSADIASIPHRIAAISRDTKETDVKVEVNLDGTGKCNVNTGVPFLDHMLHQLSSHGLLDLDIQATGDIEIDDHHTNEDVGITLGMAIAKAVGNRKGINRFGHFIAPLDEALVQVSLDFSGRPHLSYGLDIPTQRVGNYDTQLVREFFVAIVNHCQITLHIRQLDGINSHHIIEATFKAFARAMRMALEYDVRRLNEIPSSKGVL; from the coding sequence ATGACACTCAATAACACCTTAATTCCTGCCCCCTCAGCAGACATAGCTTCTATTCCCCACCGTATTGCCGCCATCAGTCGTGATACAAAGGAAACCGATGTTAAGGTAGAAGTTAATTTAGATGGGACGGGAAAATGCAATGTTAATACGGGAGTACCCTTCCTTGACCATATGTTACACCAATTATCTTCCCATGGCTTACTTGATTTAGATATTCAGGCCACAGGAGACATAGAAATTGATGACCATCATACCAATGAAGATGTCGGTATTACCCTTGGAATGGCCATAGCTAAGGCGGTGGGTAACAGGAAAGGAATTAATCGTTTTGGGCATTTTATCGCCCCTTTAGATGAAGCGTTGGTACAAGTTAGCCTTGACTTTTCAGGACGACCCCATTTGAGTTATGGTTTAGATATACCTACCCAAAGGGTTGGTAATTATGATACTCAATTGGTTAGGGAATTTTTTGTAGCCATTGTTAATCATTGTCAGATTACTCTACATATTCGCCAGTTGGATGGTATTAACTCTCATCACATTATTGAGGCAACTTTTAAGGCTTTTGCCAGGGCGATGCGCATGGCTTTAGAATATGATGTTCGTCGTTTGAATGAAATTCCTAGTTCTAAGGGTGTTTTATAA
- the recO gene encoding DNA repair protein RecO, with amino-acid sequence MSQTYQTTAIILKQKPFGENDLLVTIFSPERGLVRAIAPGARKYKSRLRGRIQPLVINEFLVVKGTSLDRLIQAETKESYPKLSQNLGKLTISQYLAEIILNLALIEQPQQELYNTFNRYLKTLEQLDIKSNLTPHLAQGVFNVLTLTGIAPEVNYCLRNQTPLIPNLSQSHWRIGFSFYHGGFIELSALNNDKKEPINAKFSGLELCLLQCLAHRNLENIEKEIKQIYSQKDIDRAWMNIERNLTKYIEFYLGYTLKSAEMVNFALNYPAP; translated from the coding sequence ATGAGCCAAACCTATCAGACTACGGCGATTATACTTAAACAAAAGCCCTTTGGGGAAAATGATTTATTGGTGACTATTTTTTCTCCTGAGAGGGGGTTAGTAAGGGCGATCGCCCCAGGGGCAAGGAAATATAAATCAAGACTAAGGGGCAGAATTCAACCCCTAGTAATTAATGAATTTTTAGTAGTAAAAGGAACAAGTTTAGATCGACTAATTCAAGCAGAAACAAAAGAATCATATCCCAAATTAAGTCAAAACTTAGGCAAGTTAACTATCAGTCAATACTTAGCAGAAATCATCCTTAATTTAGCCCTCATCGAACAACCCCAACAAGAATTATATAATACTTTTAATCGATATTTAAAAACCTTAGAACAATTAGATATTAAAAGTAACTTAACCCCCCATCTGGCCCAAGGAGTTTTTAATGTTTTAACCCTTACAGGTATAGCCCCTGAGGTTAATTATTGTCTCCGTAATCAAACCCCCCTAATTCCTAACTTATCTCAATCTCATTGGCGTATAGGATTTAGTTTTTACCATGGAGGTTTCATAGAATTATCTGCTCTAAATAATGATAAAAAAGAACCGATTAACGCTAAATTCAGTGGCCTAGAATTATGTCTTTTACAATGTTTAGCCCATCGAAACTTAGAGAATATAGAAAAAGAAATAAAACAAATATACTCTCAAAAAGACATTGATAGAGCATGGATGAACATTGAAAGGAACTTGACAAAGTATATAGAATTTTATTTAGGATATACTTTAAAATCAGCGGAGATGGTTAATTTTGCCTTAAACTACCCCGCCCCATAA
- the murI gene encoding glutamate racemase yields MTNAFNNRIGVFDSGVGGLTVLRQIYRQLPQESILYFGDTKRLPYGTKSAQEILQFVREILYWMQQEGVKMVIMACNTSSALALEEVRTEFNFPILGLIHPGAKAAIKQGKRIGVISTVATASSNAYRNAINELEPDTKVWQIGCPEFVPLIEQNKIYEPYTKEVAQKYLEPLLRNRIDTLVYGCTHYPHLEGVFKEILPSYVKLVDPAYAVVRAIAKELEINGLRNRENALATRFCVSGNPEEFAQASKGWLGFTPNVEQIHLQPHFEVINNSGEIRDSQDDVYAESLIA; encoded by the coding sequence ATGACAAATGCGTTTAATAACAGGATAGGTGTATTCGATAGCGGGGTGGGTGGGTTAACGGTATTACGGCAGATATATCGTCAGTTACCCCAAGAATCTATTTTGTATTTTGGAGACACGAAACGTTTACCCTATGGTACGAAGTCTGCCCAAGAAATTTTACAATTCGTCAGAGAGATTCTTTATTGGATGCAACAAGAGGGAGTCAAAATGGTGATTATGGCTTGTAATACTAGCTCTGCCCTTGCCCTTGAGGAAGTGAGGACGGAATTTAATTTCCCTATCCTTGGTTTAATTCACCCCGGCGCAAAAGCCGCCATCAAACAGGGTAAGAGAATTGGGGTGATTTCTACGGTGGCAACGGCTTCTAGTAATGCTTATCGTAATGCCATCAATGAACTTGAACCTGATACGAAGGTTTGGCAAATTGGTTGTCCTGAGTTTGTCCCTTTAATTGAACAAAATAAGATTTATGAACCTTATACCAAGGAAGTTGCCCAAAAATATCTTGAGCCTTTATTAAGGAATAGAATTGATACTTTGGTTTATGGCTGTACTCACTATCCCCATTTAGAAGGGGTTTTTAAGGAGATTTTACCATCCTACGTGAAGTTAGTCGATCCTGCCTATGCGGTGGTTAGGGCCATTGCTAAGGAGTTGGAAATTAATGGATTACGTAATCGGGAAAATGCTTTGGCTACTCGTTTTTGTGTTAGTGGTAATCCCGAGGAGTTTGCCCAAGCCTCTAAGGGATGGTTAGGTTTTACCCCTAATGTAGAACAAATTCACTTACAACCTCATTTTGAGGTGATTAATAATTCTGGGGAAATTAGAGATTCTCAAGATGATGTTTATGCAGAAAGTTTGATTGCTTAA